One stretch of Candidatus Thorarchaeota archaeon DNA includes these proteins:
- a CDS encoding mucoidy inhibitor MuiA family protein — protein MTDLKTRVTEVSVLLGGAIVTRTGRAKLETGSREIWVRGITSNASRDSFRITGEGAATITNFDVIKQTKAIIPEADVSALRDELDELEQKLDEIDDQLKINEDRLNAVEDVAGDFSETFGRTFAGGDIEIQKLTQMDTKSLELIRSIKKRIRELLDERKDIVNQIQVLKHQIAEKSEKQLIKNTYDVRVSLDVRKTTEITLNVVYQCSSASWEPTYDINLTATGAKVRRIAVVRNQTGENWNEVDMVVSSARAGPVEAVEGTPLILREYVPRPSRRMKESSGGGAPMALHAAAPMKKRAPPPEPEMEIEEAEVEELEGGISRYEAPAPVTVKSGNKRPVDLIREELLSEVQYYWYPDSMMEVIAENEVTNGDSALMAGEAKIYADGEYIGETSIPFTSPREKRTLGTRIAHDVKAEKRLIDKTIEKAGLTRGKLRRKYVYRLSIENLSKKGIKIEVVDRIPHSNEPDLKVEANIDKINADKHHLGILTWNLRIPSEKKHTIEYEYEVEWESARAIYPPLP, from the coding sequence TTGACCGATTTGAAAACAAGGGTTACAGAGGTCAGCGTCTTGTTGGGCGGTGCGATAGTAACCAGAACTGGAAGAGCCAAACTCGAAACTGGTTCGCGTGAGATTTGGGTGCGCGGGATTACTAGCAACGCATCACGTGACAGCTTTCGAATTACTGGAGAAGGAGCCGCGACAATTACCAACTTCGATGTTATCAAACAGACGAAAGCCATCATTCCTGAAGCAGATGTATCTGCGCTCAGAGATGAGCTTGATGAACTTGAGCAGAAGCTCGATGAAATCGATGACCAACTGAAAATCAACGAAGATCGTCTGAATGCGGTTGAAGATGTTGCTGGAGATTTCTCGGAGACATTTGGGCGGACTTTCGCTGGCGGTGACATAGAAATTCAGAAGCTTACGCAGATGGATACCAAATCTCTGGAACTAATCCGATCTATCAAGAAGAGAATCAGAGAATTATTGGATGAGAGAAAAGATATTGTTAACCAAATTCAGGTTCTTAAACATCAAATCGCTGAGAAGTCGGAAAAGCAACTAATCAAAAACACATACGATGTCCGAGTTAGCCTTGACGTAAGAAAGACAACAGAGATTACTCTGAACGTCGTCTATCAATGTTCTTCTGCGTCTTGGGAACCAACCTATGATATCAACCTGACAGCTACTGGGGCAAAAGTCAGGAGAATCGCAGTAGTAAGGAATCAAACTGGTGAAAACTGGAATGAAGTAGACATGGTTGTTTCTAGCGCAAGAGCTGGACCCGTAGAAGCCGTAGAAGGAACCCCGCTCATCTTGAGGGAATATGTGCCCCGACCATCAAGAAGAATGAAAGAATCTAGTGGAGGAGGCGCTCCCATGGCATTACACGCAGCTGCACCTATGAAGAAGCGTGCACCTCCTCCTGAACCAGAAATGGAAATCGAGGAGGCAGAAGTTGAGGAATTAGAAGGCGGTATCTCGCGCTATGAAGCTCCTGCACCTGTAACCGTCAAGTCTGGTAATAAAAGGCCTGTAGATCTCATCAGAGAAGAATTGCTTTCAGAAGTCCAGTACTATTGGTATCCTGATAGTATGATGGAAGTTATCGCAGAAAACGAAGTTACCAACGGGGATAGCGCATTGATGGCTGGAGAAGCTAAAATCTATGCAGACGGCGAATATATTGGGGAAACAAGTATTCCGTTCACTTCTCCCCGTGAGAAACGGACTCTTGGTACACGAATTGCTCACGACGTAAAAGCTGAGAAGAGGCTAATTGACAAAACAATAGAGAAGGCCGGTTTGACCCGGGGTAAGCTGAGAAGAAAATATGTCTATAGGCTTTCAATAGAGAATCTATCCAAAAAGGGAATAAAAATCGAGGTTGTCGATAGGATTCCGCACAGTAACGAACCTGACCTCAAGGTGGAAGCGAATATCGATAAAATCAATGCGGATAAGCATCATCTCGGAATCTTAACGTGGAACCTCAGGATACCTAGTGAGAAGAAGCATACTATTGAGTATGAATATGAGGTAGAATGGGAAAGTGCTAGGGCTATCTATCCACCACTGCCATAG
- the fni gene encoding type 2 isopentenyl-diphosphate Delta-isomerase has translation MKLDSPEARATRKRKLEHIEICLEKDVQYARSTLLEDVSFIHNAVPEINKADIDLTIDFIGVEAAAPIVIAAMTGGHPDTYDINKRLAEAAEAVGLPIGVGSQRAALEDPSLVDTFRVVRDEAPSVPIIANIGATHVREAPAAVDMIDADFLAIHLNTLQEAVQPEGDCDSRGVLSSIREIVDAVDVPVIAKETGAGVSANAARSLQEAGVAAIDIGGAGGTSWSAVEYYRALRDGEPTKAHLGQEFWNWGIPTALSLVMAQEATEIPVMATGGIRSGLEVAKCVSLGAVAAGLAYPLLEAAVNGTSQDIIQLLDQMIESVRVSMYLIGTKTVEELRGCRLIVGGTLLERLQALGLDYRSYSRIY, from the coding sequence ATGAAGTTGGATTCACCTGAAGCTAGAGCAACACGAAAAAGGAAATTGGAACATATCGAAATCTGTCTGGAGAAAGATGTTCAATACGCTCGCTCAACTCTACTGGAGGACGTATCATTTATTCATAACGCTGTTCCGGAAATCAACAAGGCAGACATCGATTTGACAATCGATTTCATTGGTGTTGAAGCAGCAGCTCCGATTGTGATAGCGGCCATGACTGGCGGCCACCCAGATACTTATGATATCAACAAACGACTTGCTGAAGCCGCTGAAGCAGTAGGCTTGCCAATTGGTGTTGGAAGTCAACGTGCCGCCTTGGAAGACCCATCACTGGTAGATACTTTCAGAGTTGTCAGGGATGAGGCACCCTCTGTTCCGATTATTGCAAATATCGGAGCTACACATGTTCGTGAAGCCCCTGCTGCAGTTGACATGATTGACGCGGATTTTTTGGCTATTCATCTCAACACGCTCCAAGAAGCTGTCCAGCCAGAGGGCGATTGCGATTCACGTGGTGTTCTTTCGAGTATACGTGAGATAGTCGATGCTGTTGATGTTCCAGTTATCGCGAAGGAAACAGGTGCCGGTGTTTCTGCTAATGCTGCTCGATCACTTCAGGAAGCAGGGGTAGCAGCTATCGATATTGGTGGTGCGGGAGGTACAAGTTGGTCCGCTGTGGAGTATTATCGGGCCTTGCGCGATGGAGAGCCTACAAAGGCACATCTTGGACAGGAATTCTGGAACTGGGGAATTCCGACTGCTCTGAGCCTTGTGATGGCTCAAGAAGCAACAGAGATTCCTGTTATGGCAACAGGAGGGATTAGGAGCGGCTTGGAAGTGGCGAAGTGCGTTTCTTTGGGAGCTGTCGCAGCTGGATTGGCCTATCCACTCCTTGAAGCTGCTGTGAATGGAACTTCTCAAGATATCATTCAGCTTCTGGACCAAATGATTGAATCTGTACGGGTCAGCATGTATTTGATTGGCACTAAGACAGTAGAAGAGCTGAGGGGATGCCGACTGATTGTTGGCGGTACCCTTCTAGAGAGGTTACAGGCTCTGGGTCTCGACTATCGTAGTTACTCGCGCATTTACTGA
- a CDS encoding mucoidy inhibitor MuiA family protein, whose amino-acid sequence MTTRIDAPVNSVTVFVDGARVTRKGAAPLAPGEQDIIVRGITKFAQDDSFRVKGTGRASIRGINVETHKEVFEPEGDTETLRSKLRKLEDERDEINDELSIQETRVERIQTVLTNFSGEFGKRYAFGDSEISALAALDEETTTMREEAYEKIRELQRELEKVEAKISEVKSSLQRIEGERRIEATKEVKIRLDVREECTVNLEVTYQIQEARWIPQYDIDVMDNRTTLKRLALIWNHSIEDWIDVDLVVSTASAKPVRKIEPEPFYIQTRRADTVTSRGETEDVIAKIERAYETAGDMKAAPVRVTETTSGGMVFQVPGRVTVPADRDQHPITLLEEEFESEEIYYWNAYAMDTFVIQNRISNGDSLILPGKVKVYADGDFLSETAISTVAPREEFYLGTREAYDIKGEKKMFEKETEKAGLTRGKKRRIYKYHLKTESFAKEPVTVRLVDRIPHSDSERINVELKNLTRDYKSMELGVIVWEFEIPPEEEMKIEYSYSVEWEKDIEITPPLP is encoded by the coding sequence ATGACTACAAGAATTGACGCACCGGTCAACAGTGTTACAGTATTTGTAGACGGCGCTCGGGTGACGCGAAAGGGAGCGGCACCACTTGCCCCAGGAGAGCAGGATATCATAGTGCGTGGAATAACGAAATTTGCCCAAGATGATAGTTTTCGGGTGAAGGGCACTGGCAGAGCTAGTATACGGGGAATCAATGTAGAGACCCACAAGGAGGTTTTCGAGCCAGAAGGGGATACTGAGACGCTAAGAAGCAAGCTGAGAAAGCTGGAAGATGAACGAGATGAAATCAATGATGAACTGAGTATCCAAGAGACCAGGGTAGAGCGGATTCAGACTGTACTTACCAACTTCTCTGGTGAGTTTGGCAAACGTTATGCTTTCGGTGATAGTGAAATAAGCGCACTAGCAGCTTTAGATGAAGAAACCACTACCATGCGAGAAGAAGCATATGAGAAGATAAGAGAACTGCAGCGAGAACTGGAGAAGGTGGAAGCCAAGATATCCGAGGTCAAATCCTCCCTGCAACGAATTGAGGGCGAGCGAAGAATAGAAGCAACAAAGGAAGTGAAGATACGTCTGGATGTAAGAGAAGAGTGTACAGTAAACTTGGAGGTAACATATCAGATTCAGGAGGCTCGTTGGATACCTCAGTATGACATTGATGTAATGGATAACAGAACTACCCTGAAACGGCTTGCTCTAATATGGAATCATAGCATTGAAGACTGGATTGATGTGGATTTGGTGGTGTCAACAGCGTCAGCCAAACCTGTCAGGAAGATTGAACCTGAGCCTTTCTACATACAAACAAGACGTGCCGATACAGTAACAAGTCGTGGTGAGACTGAGGATGTCATTGCCAAAATTGAACGAGCCTACGAGACTGCTGGAGATATGAAAGCTGCCCCGGTGAGAGTTACTGAAACTACGAGCGGAGGTATGGTATTTCAGGTTCCGGGTAGGGTGACAGTTCCGGCGGATAGAGATCAGCATCCAATCACTCTGCTGGAGGAAGAGTTCGAAAGCGAAGAAATCTACTATTGGAACGCCTACGCGATGGACACCTTTGTGATTCAGAATCGGATATCCAATGGGGATTCACTGATTCTTCCCGGAAAAGTAAAGGTTTACGCGGATGGTGACTTTCTCAGCGAAACAGCAATATCAACAGTTGCTCCCCGAGAGGAATTCTATCTAGGAACTCGAGAAGCCTATGATATCAAAGGCGAAAAGAAGATGTTTGAGAAGGAGACCGAAAAGGCTGGCCTAACAAGGGGGAAAAAGCGGCGGATATACAAGTATCATCTAAAGACTGAGAGTTTCGCCAAGGAACCTGTCACTGTTCGCCTAGTTGACCGGATTCCACACAGTGACTCGGAGAGAATCAACGTGGAACTCAAGAATCTCACTCGAGACTACAAAAGCATGGAGCTTGGGGTTATTGTCTGGGAATTTGAGATACCACCTGAAGAAGAAATGAAAATAGAATATTCATATTCGGTAGAGTGGGAGAAGGATATTGAGATTACTCCACCTCTTCCATAG
- a CDS encoding CoA-binding protein translates to MSNLETMLNPKSTAVLGVSTTNPFSPGNVIFRKLAFENGLPTYPVNPKGGKVEGRDVYKNIADAPEVDLAVISIPAKYVPSALEDCGKKGTKSVIVVSGGFSETGESGKALQHEIVNIAEKHNITMVGPNCIGVFVPSKLDTFFLPSERVARPREGSVAIVSQSGGWLIERLEEFAHRDVGIAAAVSIGNAAQTNVTDLVAHFGTKPEVSTILAYLEGFSPNGGREFVKKCKEVSPDKPVIVLKSGDSDAGQRATQSHTSSLAGNSRIAISAFKQYGVLDAVDEDEVMAYSKAFSFEPSYMKGSRVGVLSVSGGHGVIASDEAEHYGLEFPRFKEEHQEAMREVMTEAYRDISSFNNPCDLTGSASDIDYERVLEIMLEIDYIDAALLLLLPYAPGISLQIGARVANVAKKHEKTVVAYVPNLEKYEVIIRGFELNGIPCGDTIEESVQMLDGIRQHSKFLERIGKL, encoded by the coding sequence ATGTCTAATCTGGAAACTATGCTTAACCCAAAGTCTACAGCGGTACTCGGGGTATCCACAACCAATCCTTTTTCCCCAGGAAATGTGATCTTCAGAAAACTGGCATTTGAAAATGGGCTTCCTACCTACCCAGTAAATCCTAAGGGCGGAAAGGTAGAAGGCAGAGATGTTTACAAGAATATTGCAGACGCACCCGAGGTTGATTTGGCGGTCATATCCATTCCCGCGAAGTATGTTCCATCAGCACTTGAGGATTGTGGAAAAAAGGGAACAAAGTCCGTGATAGTGGTTTCTGGAGGGTTCAGTGAGACAGGAGAATCTGGCAAGGCTCTTCAGCATGAAATTGTGAACATTGCAGAAAAGCATAATATTACAATGGTTGGGCCAAACTGTATCGGTGTCTTCGTTCCAAGCAAACTTGATACATTCTTCCTACCCTCTGAACGAGTAGCTCGGCCACGTGAAGGATCCGTCGCAATTGTATCTCAGTCTGGAGGTTGGTTGATAGAAAGACTGGAAGAGTTCGCCCATCGAGATGTTGGCATAGCAGCAGCTGTTTCTATCGGAAATGCAGCACAAACGAACGTGACAGATTTGGTAGCCCATTTTGGCACAAAACCAGAAGTCAGCACAATCCTTGCATATCTCGAAGGTTTCAGTCCAAATGGTGGAAGGGAATTTGTCAAGAAGTGCAAAGAGGTCTCTCCTGACAAGCCAGTCATCGTGCTCAAAAGTGGGGATTCGGATGCAGGCCAAAGAGCCACTCAAAGTCACACTTCGTCTCTTGCAGGCAACAGCCGGATTGCAATATCAGCGTTCAAACAATATGGCGTACTCGACGCAGTAGACGAAGATGAAGTTATGGCCTATTCAAAGGCGTTCTCATTCGAACCAAGTTACATGAAAGGATCCCGGGTTGGTGTTCTTAGTGTAAGTGGTGGGCACGGAGTCATAGCGTCAGATGAAGCTGAACATTACGGACTGGAGTTTCCAAGATTCAAGGAAGAGCATCAAGAAGCCATGAGAGAAGTCATGACTGAGGCATACCGGGATATCTCTTCCTTCAACAATCCTTGTGATCTTACTGGAAGCGCTTCAGACATCGATTATGAACGCGTACTGGAGATAATGCTAGAAATCGACTATATCGATGCAGCCCTTTTGCTTCTTTTGCCGTACGCTCCAGGAATTTCACTTCAAATCGGTGCAAGAGTAGCTAACGTGGCAAAGAAGCATGAGAAAACCGTTGTCGCTTATGTTCCTAACCTAGAGAAGTACGAGGTCATAATTAGAGGGTTCGAACTGAACGGGATTCCCTGCGGGGACACAATTGAAGAGTCGGTTCAAATGCTAGACGGCATCAGGCAGCACTCCAAGTTTTTGGAGCGAATCGGCAAGCTATGA
- a CDS encoding PadR family transcriptional regulator, which translates to MAETAKEPHMDLYVMNTETTESRTSLDPLPLVRAILLSEIWDNPKSSGYDLMKLTSELTGFNVEIQSGTVYGELRAMEEMGLVTSEQEDSGRRRREYKIAEEGKRYLDDLQQQIRARVKDVLEPLLSLMSSLTES; encoded by the coding sequence GTGGCAGAAACAGCTAAAGAGCCACACATGGACTTGTATGTCATGAATACAGAAACAACGGAATCGCGGACTTCCCTTGACCCATTACCACTCGTTCGAGCAATCCTACTTTCGGAAATCTGGGACAATCCGAAATCCTCAGGGTATGACCTTATGAAGCTGACCTCAGAATTGACGGGATTCAATGTAGAAATTCAGTCAGGGACAGTTTATGGAGAGCTGCGAGCCATGGAAGAAATGGGTCTAGTTACATCGGAACAAGAGGATTCAGGGCGACGGAGACGCGAATACAAGATTGCGGAAGAAGGTAAGAGGTATTTGGACGACCTACAGCAGCAGATTAGAGCAAGAGTGAAGGATGTTCTTGAACCCCTCCTTTCACTCATGTCTTCTCTAACAGAATCTTAA
- a CDS encoding CopD family protein — protein MANLIVMILMRFLHNLFTVMWIGGMIVLGIGILPVIQTTVEKGERMKMVEAIRIRMNKLVAMSIIGLFLTGLFMSNASPSFEGYLSLANQYSTILSIKHVAVGVMVIITLVRNRMLSNLKSKARKKQQKITALLLIVNIIIGILVLFLSAWTAALTAMQANLN, from the coding sequence ATGGCGAATTTGATAGTTATGATTCTGATGAGATTCCTTCACAATCTGTTCACTGTAATGTGGATTGGTGGAATGATTGTGCTGGGTATAGGAATACTCCCTGTTATTCAAACTACCGTAGAGAAGGGAGAGAGAATGAAGATGGTTGAGGCGATAAGGATCAGGATGAACAAGTTAGTGGCTATGAGCATCATTGGCCTCTTTCTCACAGGGCTCTTCATGAGCAACGCATCACCATCGTTTGAAGGTTATCTTTCTTTGGCCAATCAGTACTCGACTATACTCAGTATTAAGCACGTAGCTGTAGGAGTCATGGTTATAATCACACTTGTGAGGAATAGAATGCTTTCAAATCTGAAATCCAAAGCACGTAAGAAGCAACAAAAAATTACAGCACTTCTGTTGATTGTGAATATAATAATCGGCATACTTGTCCTCTTCTTGAGTGCATGGACAGCTGCGCTTACAGCAATGCAGGCAAATCTAAATTAG